A genomic segment from Chitinophagaceae bacterium encodes:
- a CDS encoding lytic transglycosylase domain-containing protein, with translation MKNSIIAKVIIFLFPLFISANIVLGNTALKDTTQKLIAASKIPAKNIAFLIKEANVVYPEILQGHEEESLEYVEKFSKNRREYLVRTYNRSKNYFPKVQKILKRYDVPQEYAVLMALESCFKANAKSSAGAYGYWQFMDDVAKEYGLRVHTVVKTTHSKAHNKNKKPFKSSTHKKAIDDRSNFIKSTNAAAKYLKDRSRNLDNDWLLIAASYNYGIGNVKNAMQKTGKENPSFWDIKKYLPAETKSYVMNFIALNVIFNNYDKFIKNELIFTDEYSRDIELDAVLLQSLSALPGSL, from the coding sequence ATGAAGAACAGTATTATTGCAAAGGTTATTATTTTTTTATTCCCTTTATTCATTTCTGCCAATATTGTTTTGGGCAATACTGCCTTAAAAGACACTACGCAAAAATTAATTGCTGCTTCAAAAATACCGGCAAAAAATATCGCCTTTTTAATTAAGGAAGCAAATGTAGTATATCCTGAGATTTTACAAGGCCATGAAGAAGAAAGTTTGGAATATGTAGAAAAATTTAGCAAGAACCGAAGGGAATACCTGGTGCGTACCTACAACCGCAGTAAAAACTATTTCCCAAAAGTTCAAAAAATATTAAAGCGCTACGATGTTCCGCAGGAATACGCCGTATTAATGGCGTTGGAAAGTTGTTTTAAGGCCAATGCAAAATCCAGCGCCGGTGCTTATGGTTACTGGCAGTTTATGGATGATGTGGCAAAAGAATATGGCTTAAGAGTACATACGGTTGTAAAAACTACCCATTCAAAAGCACATAATAAAAATAAAAAACCATTTAAATCTTCTACGCACAAAAAAGCAATAGACGACAGGTCTAATTTTATAAAGTCCACCAATGCGGCTGCAAAATACCTGAAGGACAGGAGCCGCAACCTGGATAATGACTGGTTGCTGATAGCCGCAAGCTACAATTATGGTATAGGCAATGTAAAAAACGCTATGCAAAAAACCGGAAAAGAAAACCCCAGCTTTTGGGATATTAAAAAATATTTGCCGGCAGAAACAAAATCGTATGTGATGAATTTTATTGCCTTGAATGTAATTTTTAATAATTACGATAAGTTTATTAAAAACGAATTAATTTTTACTGATGAGTATTCCCGTGATATTGAGTTGGATGCCGTGCTTTTGCAATCATTGTCGGCGCTGCCGGGTTCATTATAG
- a CDS encoding SPASM domain-containing protein, with protein sequence MNAFNFQDTVNLAAKLSPRRLWNGIKVLSSFYISRLFGKPVQWGYPLSVSFEPTTSCNLRCPECPSGLRAFTRPTGMLKKDFFSQTIDEIHKDLLYLIFYFQGEPYLNPDFLEMVKYAASKKIYTATSTNAHYLTDAIAKKTIESGLDRLIISVDGTTQEVYQQYRVGGNLQKVFEGARNIVKWKKSLRSKTPFIIFQFLVVKPNEHQVEEIKKLAKEIGVDQVRFKTAQVYNYEQDPNQLIPETDKYSRYKKNEDGTYLPKNKMANHCWKLWHANVITWDGLVVPCCFDKDALHKLGNLGNQSFKEIWHNENYRRFRKELMTGRKQIDICANCSEGTSVWK encoded by the coding sequence ATGAATGCATTCAATTTTCAGGATACCGTTAATTTGGCTGCAAAGCTTTCACCCAGGCGCTTGTGGAATGGTATAAAAGTTTTGAGTAGTTTTTATATAAGCCGTTTGTTCGGCAAACCGGTTCAATGGGGTTATCCATTATCGGTTTCATTTGAGCCTACAACAAGCTGCAACCTGCGCTGCCCGGAGTGCCCAAGTGGGTTAAGGGCTTTTACAAGGCCTACCGGTATGTTAAAAAAAGATTTTTTTAGCCAAACCATTGATGAAATACACAAAGATCTGCTCTATCTGATTTTTTATTTTCAGGGCGAACCTTATTTAAACCCCGATTTTTTGGAAATGGTGAAATATGCTGCTTCAAAAAAAATTTATACCGCTACCTCTACCAATGCCCATTACCTTACCGATGCAATTGCAAAAAAAACTATCGAAAGCGGGCTGGACAGGTTGATAATTTCCGTAGATGGTACAACACAGGAAGTGTACCAGCAATACCGGGTAGGCGGTAACCTGCAAAAAGTTTTTGAAGGCGCAAGGAATATTGTAAAATGGAAAAAAAGCCTCAGGAGTAAAACGCCATTTATCATTTTTCAGTTTTTAGTGGTTAAGCCCAATGAACACCAGGTAGAAGAAATTAAAAAACTGGCAAAAGAAATTGGGGTAGATCAGGTGAGGTTTAAAACCGCACAGGTATATAATTATGAACAAGACCCCAACCAACTCATTCCCGAAACCGATAAATACAGTAGGTATAAAAAAAATGAAGACGGCACTTATTTGCCCAAAAATAAAATGGCCAACCATTGCTGGAAGCTTTGGCATGCCAATGTAATAACCTGGGATGGGCTGGTAGTACCCTGCTGCTTTGATAAAGATGCCCTGCACAAACTGGGCAACCTCGGTAATCAATCTTTTAAAGAAATATGGCACAACGAAAATTACCGACGGTTTAGAAAAGAGCTGATGACCGGCCGCAAACAAATTGATATTTGTGCCAATTGCAGTGAAGGCACAAGCGTTTGGAAATAA
- a CDS encoding AI-2E family transporter, whose translation MNQHEFNQRLRQALLLMVIIAIGILLVAQLSSFIPGFLGGITLYILSRSLYYKLVYLKKWKKGLTATLFILVYLIIISLPIYFSITLITPKINEVLHKQDKIIAIVQQISTLVQEKTGYEILTGETAKQFAGKIATIIPKLLNSTANIVTNIVMMFFLLYFLLVEGRSMEKYISRMIPLQKHNVSALSSETKTMIKANALGIPIISLIQGVTSAIGYWIFGVEDWGMWGFVTGVFAFFPIVGTTIIWLPLVIFLYSKGLTWPATGLLIYSLLITGNVDYLARLSLMKRMGDVHPLVTILGVIVGLGLFGFIGLIFGPLLISYFLVLVKIYMNEFSESTDTEAANDA comes from the coding sequence ATGAACCAACATGAGTTTAACCAGCGCTTGCGGCAAGCCCTGTTGTTAATGGTAATTATTGCCATTGGCATACTGCTGGTAGCGCAGCTCTCCTCTTTTATTCCCGGTTTTTTAGGTGGTATTACTTTGTACATCCTTAGCCGCTCACTTTATTACAAACTGGTGTATTTAAAAAAATGGAAAAAAGGCTTAACGGCAACTTTGTTCATACTGGTGTACCTAATTATTATTTCCCTGCCCATTTATTTCAGCATTACGCTTATTACACCAAAAATTAATGAAGTACTGCATAAGCAGGATAAAATTATTGCTATAGTGCAGCAAATTTCCACTTTAGTGCAGGAAAAAACAGGGTATGAAATTTTAACAGGAGAAACAGCAAAGCAATTTGCCGGGAAAATAGCAACCATAATCCCTAAGTTGCTCAATAGTACTGCAAATATAGTAACCAATATAGTGATGATGTTTTTTCTTTTATATTTTTTATTAGTTGAAGGCAGAAGCATGGAAAAATACATCAGCAGGATGATCCCTTTGCAGAAACATAATGTAAGCGCACTCTCCAGCGAAACCAAAACGATGATAAAAGCCAATGCACTCGGCATCCCAATAATTTCTTTGATACAGGGTGTTACTTCTGCAATTGGCTATTGGATTTTTGGGGTAGAAGATTGGGGAATGTGGGGTTTTGTAACCGGTGTTTTTGCATTTTTTCCTATTGTGGGCACTACAATTATTTGGCTGCCATTGGTAATATTTCTTTACTCAAAAGGGCTTACCTGGCCGGCAACTGGCTTATTAATATACAGCTTATTAATAACTGGTAATGTAGATTATTTGGCAAGGCTAAGTTTAATGAAGCGTATGGGAGATGTACACCCGTTGGTAACCATACTGGGGGTAATAGTAGGCCTTGGCTTATTTGGTTTCATAGGCCTCATTTTTGGGCCTTTGCTTATCAGCTATTTTTTGGTGCTGGTAAAAATTTATATGAACGAGTTTAGCGAAAGCACGGATACCGAAGCTGCAAACGATGCTTAA
- the rpoN gene encoding RNA polymerase factor sigma-54 — protein MALQQSLQQKLLQKLSPQQIQLMKLLQVPTAVLDERIKEEIEENPALELSEESFNDEYENNDTTDEPEDYEMDGSENDYENIDISEYVQEGDDEVADYKLRDTNYADQGEAIVIPHKTEVSFMELMHQQLGMLTMSDHQRKVAEQLIGSLDEDGYLRREINAIIDDLAFRQNIITSAEEVAGLLVQLQQFDPPGVGARSLQECLLLQLERKLSGTHEKPVSLAIKVLEKYFDEFIKKHYGKIQKVLNITDEELREVIGQITRLNPKPGGLITQGNLNSNYIIPDFFVLNNSGKLELSLNSKNAPDLRISEGYREMLKNYDKGSKKDKRQKEAVLFIKQKIDSAKWFIDAIKQRQNTLLNTMEAIMIYQYEFFVSGDETRLKPMILKDIAERTHLDISTVSRVANSKFVQTEFGTYRLKFFFSESLQTESGEEVSTREVKKILTQLIKDESKKHPYSDEKLTELLQEKGYNIARRTVAKYRELLNIPVARLRKII, from the coding sequence ATGGCACTACAGCAAAGTTTGCAGCAAAAGCTGCTTCAAAAATTATCTCCCCAGCAAATTCAGCTCATGAAACTCCTGCAGGTGCCTACTGCAGTATTGGATGAGCGCATTAAAGAAGAAATAGAAGAAAACCCCGCTTTGGAACTTAGTGAAGAATCGTTTAATGATGAATATGAAAATAATGATACAACAGATGAGCCAGAGGATTATGAAATGGATGGAAGCGAAAATGATTATGAAAATATTGATATCAGTGAATATGTTCAGGAAGGTGACGATGAAGTGGCCGATTATAAATTACGGGATACCAATTATGCCGACCAGGGTGAAGCCATAGTAATTCCCCATAAAACTGAAGTAAGTTTTATGGAATTAATGCATCAACAGTTGGGTATGTTAACAATGAGCGACCATCAGCGCAAAGTAGCAGAGCAACTCATTGGTAGCCTTGATGAAGACGGCTACCTTCGCAGGGAAATTAATGCCATTATTGATGATTTGGCGTTTCGGCAAAACATAATTACTTCGGCGGAAGAAGTAGCCGGCCTGCTGGTTCAATTGCAACAATTTGACCCACCAGGGGTTGGTGCCCGTAGCCTGCAGGAGTGCTTGCTGCTGCAGTTAGAACGAAAATTATCGGGCACACATGAAAAACCGGTTAGCCTTGCCATTAAAGTGCTGGAAAAATATTTTGATGAGTTTATAAAGAAGCACTATGGGAAAATACAAAAAGTGTTAAACATTACCGATGAAGAACTGCGTGAAGTTATAGGGCAAATAACCCGTTTAAACCCCAAGCCTGGCGGACTTATAACACAGGGCAATTTAAACAGCAACTACATTATCCCCGATTTTTTTGTGCTTAATAATAGTGGCAAGCTGGAGCTTTCGCTCAACAGCAAAAACGCCCCCGACCTTAGGATTAGCGAAGGCTACAGAGAAATGCTTAAAAATTATGATAAAGGAAGTAAAAAAGATAAGCGGCAAAAAGAAGCAGTGTTGTTCATTAAACAAAAAATAGATTCGGCCAAATGGTTTATTGATGCCATTAAGCAACGGCAAAATACTTTGCTTAACACAATGGAAGCAATTATGATATACCAGTATGAATTTTTTGTATCCGGAGATGAAACCAGGTTAAAACCCATGATCCTTAAGGATATTGCCGAACGTACCCACCTCGATATTTCCACCGTAAGCCGGGTAGCCAATAGTAAATTTGTACAAACAGAATTTGGCACTTATCGCTTAAAATTTTTCTTTAGCGAAAGCCTGCAAACAGAAAGTGGCGAAGAAGTAAGTACAAGAGAAGTTAAAAAAATACTTACCCAGCTTATTAAAGATGAAAGCAAGAAGCACCCTTACAGTGATGAAAAATTAACAGAACTGCTTCAGGAAAAAGGATATAATATTGCACGGCGAACCGTAGCAAAATACAGGGAACTACTTAATATTCCCGTAGCAAGGCTAAGAAAAATTATTTAA